A window from Neobacillus sp. PS3-40 encodes these proteins:
- a CDS encoding type II secretion system protein — MLHKLKKRIKNQRGMTLVELLAVIVILGIISAIAVPSIGGIINKTKKDAKVAEAVQIINAAKLYNSTNPTDHSMNNDDLETYLDNVKDTKLDYIVTATPGTNGKLSYSISGHDAGTIADKDGDGNLTEAELLEYSGGN; from the coding sequence ATGTTACATAAATTAAAAAAGAGAATTAAAAATCAGCGCGGTATGACATTAGTGGAATTATTGGCTGTTATTGTTATATTGGGGATTATTTCAGCTATTGCGGTGCCGAGTATTGGGGGGATTATTAATAAAACTAAGAAGGATGCAAAGGTTGCAGAGGCAGTTCAAATCATTAACGCCGCAAAATTATATAATTCTACTAATCCAACTGATCATTCAATGAATAATGATGATTTGGAAACCTATTTAGATAACGTAAAAGATACAAAATTAGACTATATAGTTACTGCAACTCCTGGAACAAATGGAAAATTATCATATAGTATTTCAGGACACGATGCTGGAACTATTGCTGATAAAGATGGCGATGGTAATTTAACTGAAGCAGAACTTTTGGAATATAGTGGTGGAAACTAA